The Epinephelus moara isolate mb chromosome 21, YSFRI_EMoa_1.0, whole genome shotgun sequence DNA window TCTAGAAATAGATATTGAGGATCTTTAAGCCACAAATGATGATGCAAATTTCTCGCTGAAGATATATAATGCATGTGCAATATTGCCTAGACCTGTAAGGAGGTCAGAGGCACGATTCTGCCCAGATTTAATATTCAAAGAAATGAGAAGTTGCCTTACTGCGCTGTTTCCACAATTTTCTCGCCAGTATGGCCAAGCCCACAAGAAGCATTATCGAAGCACACACCAGCAAAGACTCCAAGATGTGactaaaacacagacacaagcacacactggTATGAACAGATAGTGGAGCTTCAAGAGCAGCTCAGGCCTGTGCTGCATCTGTTCTTTCATGACGGCCAAGATGATGATAAATTTCTAATTAACAGCACTTTCAAGCACAATCATGAAAAAGTGCTTCACTCTTACCTGTGACTGTTCCAGGATTCCTTAGTGATGGGTTTGGGTGGAGGCAGGTATGCAGCAGAATGTAGGCGTATAGGTGGGGATGTCACAGACACCGCTGCTGAGGATAAAGATATTATAGCTGAAAAATGATGTGCTATTATAAGCAAAAGAAAAGAGTGTTTGTAGCAGCACCCACAGAGATCATAACATCAATATTCTTGATAAGTGACTCGTGATAATCGATACCTTGTACAGCTGGAGACCCAGGAGCCCCCGCCATCTGTCACAAACACATATTGATCCTTAAAGCTACACTTGGCTGCTTCTCATTTCAGCAGCTGCAGAGTGACGTGGGGAAAAGGCCACTTTGTCGCAGAATTGTGCCTCTTTTCATACCTACAATGTCTGGTTTAAATAGTTTTCAATAACATTTGGGAGTTTCAATCAGCAAGTCAGATCACCATCTAAACAACTCCCTATTGTATACTAATTTGTCTGGTTTCCACCCACTAGGCTTTACAGACTTTTAATAGATCCTTCCCAGACTGAAATCTCATGGTGAAAACTAAGCTTGTGAGATTTAAGGCTGGCATTGCCAGGCTCATGGCTtagaatgacaaaaaaacaagcgtTTTAAAGCTGttctaataaatatttttattttaaaggagctgtattcgacattcagagcattaatatatcAGAAAACCACTACTGGCTGTGTTAAGATATCGTGGAATAtagtgtcctgagcagagaatgaagtcaagCTACCTATGTGTGTTGCAATCTGAGCATCTTTAGTTGTTGTTGATGGTCCAGACAcgcatgcatgttagtgcattaAGTCCTTGTGAGTGTATTCTAGTGGTTAGCTAATTGccgctgctctgcactgtgctcatacggTGGTTACCACTGGTATCGCAACACGTGCTCATCCCAATTTATCAAATATTCCCGTTTTggcagtggactttcacatctatATATTACTTGTGTCTAGTGTTGATGTTGCAGGACGCCGTGTCAgtttacgcttgttacatgcattgtgtcttttcaaaatacacctctcttttcacaggacatgaacagttTGTGGTCATTatacatacagtctttttcaaaataaactttgtcAGTAAACAACGGCAGTAAAACACCTTGTagttacgtttttttttttcttccttgtgcaacaaaagcacgtggttaggtttagaaaaaacaacatggtttGGCTCGACATTTACACAGCAGGCGAAGAGGGGGCTGCCGCGTGGAAGtcggggtttgttggacccatccacctcccctcccacccgccctatTAGAACTTTCCAGCTCCTACTATTATATTCTTACTATCTttgtttcaaactgacaccTTTTAGCAGCACAGCATACCGACCTTGttaccagcagcatttcaaatTGATGCTGTCCGGCGGCATATCATACCACTGTCAAAGGTGACTTtgcattggtgtctgacaccaaagTCTCTGACCAAAAGGCAGTGTTTCAAACCTTGGGAATGAGAACTGGCTAGGTATTGGGATGACGTTTGCGCAAGGTAAAACTGTTAGTTCTATCAGCACTATTGCAGTTGTTAGTGTTGTTTATGGAgctagcactgttagctgctaggcACCGACTCAgccccctccatgttgagaTCCGTGTGCGTACAATCTCACTCCAGAGTCTGAATcacagatatgctctgaatgtcgcacaCAGCTCCCTTAACAGTGAGTCAAATGTGTATACGTAGTGTGAAATTGGTCGTTCCTAGGGACAAATTCACGAAGAATTATCACCTAATTTAATTTTCCCTAAACTCTATTATTTTAGTGTCACTgtgctcattgttttggttctcCAGCACACAACTTTACAGTTTTGATTCACTCTCATGGCTCTCATGAACTTCGTTTCCAGCCATAGCTATTTTCAGCAAAAAAGGCTCTGATAAAATCAGGGGTGTAGTGCTATTTGTTTAAGCACCAGAGCACATCTATGCATGTCTTGTTTCAAAGGTAACCACTGTTCTTACGGTGGCAAGTTTACAGTGGTCAagtgtaactataaaatgaaagaatgttttgctgcctttttatCTTTACTagttgggaactgcccattggtccgacagcccattggttcgacatcccattgttccaaccatattaaacccattgttccgaagtccgttccaaaatcatcatgatgccctgtggttaaggtctggttaggtttaggcacaaaaaccacttggttaggggcaggaaaagatcatggtgtgggttaaaatgaaaaagaaagtggcaaacacataagccgtgagcctgctccgcctcaagcctttcccagctgacccagagccggtcgcggcgcaccatatgcctgctgcgagccgttcagcaccgcggagagtcggactaatgggatgtcgaaccaatgggctgtcggaccaatgacatggaccctacTAGTTtaccgttagctagctaatagactgagaaaaaaaaatttggcTCACTGTGCTGTACGAAGGCTACTGGCAGCAagtggcaacttttaaggtgcaTGCATGTTACATgcatgttactcagtgcatgagttgatgtCGTGAATCACACACCTTACATGTCAATACGACAACTCTGACCAGTCCATTTTTCATTGTCTCTCTTACATGACATACACTTTAGTGATTATTGGATCTTcaagtgcttaaaaaatgtatttcaacaGGATTATGCAAACTGCCAATATTCTAATTCCTcacttgtagaaaaaaaaaaagtagaagaGCAGTGTTTCAGTGCGCTCCAGCAACACTACACACCTGGATAAAAGCCACTGTAAACTACCTGCCAACACCAAACAGCAGGCAGATAAAGTTAGCTatctggtgaacatagtggtgCATACAGGGGCTAATGAGCTGGATATTTTTCTAAGGAGTTGTTGGAAACCAAAAAACAGCtgaaaggagagtgaatattggacttgtATTACCAAGGTGCCAGAAACACAATTTCCTTAATTTGcttgttctgctgcccccaaatgccaaaaaatcaatTGCTACtcatttaaataaagattttGCCTAGTGCAGCATTAACAATGAGGCAAACAGAACAATTCCCCCTGACGGCAAGATAAAAGGACAATCTGTTATAtggatttttaattttaaaggttCTTTAATTTTAAGGGGTCAACCTACTAGTCGTAGCCCGGCGTGTGACCAGCACATGCACGGCCATCTGCTGCTGTCCTGCAGAACACCAGTACCAGCCGGTATCTCTCATCTGCAGCTTCTTTAGGGTTATAGTGAAAGTCCTAGTTCTGTCATCGCTGATGGCCACTGAAGTGTCTTCGTAGTTCCCTTCAGAACCTGTCAGCAGACAGGAGCTCCAGTCTCCACTCCGACACCACTtcttctcactctctctgttggGAGGCAGTCACAGGGGAGTCAGTGAAGGCTGACTGTCCATCAAAGTTAGGCTTGAATTGAAGATTTTGAACAAATAACCACGCTTTCTCAGGTTTACTGATGCTTTGgaaattgttgttttaaaagTGAGGATTCCACATGGTCTGATGGTAAATACAAGTGACACAACTGTAGTGTGATGAATGAGGCAATAAAATACCTGTATCTCTCACTGTAGTGGCATTCAACTGTGAGACTACTCCCTTCTTCCCCACTCACTCGGCTGTTCACCACTGACATACCTGCAGGGAATGAACACATCCTTAAATGTGTCATCCAAGAATTTGAAatgcatgaaaatgttttttcaatgGGGATCAATAATGGCTCATCAGTTCAAAAATCACCTCATTACTCACCATGAATGACCTTGATGTTAGTGAAAGCGACATCATCAGCGCTCCACACACCTCCTATCTCCACACCACACATGTACCACCCAGAATCCCCCTCCTTCAGGTTGTTCATGGTCACCGTGAACACCAGCTGGACCTGGTCGTCAAAAACGCTCACTTTCTTCTCAGCTGGATCGGCTGAACGGGGCTCATCTGTTCGAGCTAAACTGGTGCAGAACTCCCTCGTCTTCCCCCGACACCAGTATTTTACGTAGCTGGCATACTGAGGCTCGTAATGACACGGGATTGTGAGGGATTGACCCTCCATGATGGAAAGCTCTCCCTCGGTGGTTACCTTGCAGAGGACAGCTGATGGAAAGTGGAGATGATTGTGTGTTGAACTCTAGTTTGAACTTTGAAACTTTCAGTCATGCACAGCAGACATTTCTTATCTGTGACTGGGAAAAGGGGGAGAGTGGCCTTGAGGAATACTTGTACCACATTTATGGTTTCGGTTTCCTTTGTAACAAAACACTATTCCTACTTTAACTTCCCTCTCTGTACTTCTTATTTCAAAATTGGATTATCCGTCTATAATAGAGATTTGGGGGGACAAATATAACAGGCCTCTAAGACttgacaaaataaacataaagcatATACTCTTGCCAAGGGGCAAACTGCACCGCAGCTTGGaagatttgaaaaacaaaagccCACTCTGGCTCCTGCAGATCTTTCTAGTCTGTCTTCAACAAATGATTAATATAGAAGAGCAGTAAAATAGTAAAGAGAAATGAAGCATGAGCAACATGGCAATTGTAGCACCAGCTTTTGTCAAGAGCACAGCCATAGTGAGGGGGCTGAATCAACTTGTTTCCCATCATTTATCTGCAGGAAAAAAGGCATACTGTAGAACTTTTGTAAGCATATGATCTCAGTGGTCACAGTTATTACCTGGGATCCATGGTAACAGGCTGAGGGTGAGTATAAAGAGTCGCTGCATGTTTTAC harbors:
- the pigr gene encoding polymeric immunoglobulin receptor isoform X2, which gives rise to MQRLFILTLSLLPWIPAVLCKVTTEGELSIMEGQSLTIPCHYEPQYASYVKYWCRGKTREFCTSLARTDEPRSADPAEKKVSVFDDQVQLVFTVTMNNLKEGDSGWYMCGVEIGGVWSADDVAFTNIKVIHGMSVVNSRVSGEEGSSLTVECHYSERYRESEKKWCRSGDWSSCLLTGSEGNYEDTSVAISDDRTRTFTITLKKLQMRDTGWYWCSAGQQQMAVHVLVTRRATTTVSVTSPPIRLHSAAYLPPPKPITKESWNSHSHILESLLVCASIMLLVGLAILARKLWKQRKQDPLQRQVKAIKARHNEYSGDVGDLQNAAVVFLNRDSQDVHMY
- the pigr gene encoding polymeric immunoglobulin receptor isoform X1 is translated as MQRLFILTLSLLPWIPAVLCKVTTEGELSIMEGQSLTIPCHYEPQYASYVKYWCRGKTREFCTSLARTDEPRSADPAEKKVSVFDDQVQLVFTVTMNNLKEGDSGWYMCGVEIGGVWSADDVAFTNIKVIHGMSVVNSRVSGEEGSSLTVECHYSERYRESEKKWCRSGDWSSCLLTGSEGNYEDTSVAISDDRTRTFTITLKKLQMRDTGWYWCSAGQQQMAVHVLVTRRATTTAVSVTSPPIRLHSAAYLPPPKPITKESWNSHSHILESLLVCASIMLLVGLAILARKLWKQRKQDPLQRQVKAIKARHNEYSGDVGDLQNAAVVFLNRDSQDVHMY